A part of Saimiri boliviensis isolate mSaiBol1 chromosome 11, mSaiBol1.pri, whole genome shotgun sequence genomic DNA contains:
- the NDUFS5 gene encoding NADH dehydrogenase [ubiquinone] iron-sulfur protein 5, with protein MPFLDVQKRFGINLDRWWTIQGAEQPYKFPARCHAFEKEWIECAHGIGITRADKECKIERDDFIECLLRLKTMKRVDTIWRQREKLMKEGKYTPPPHHLGKGEPRP; from the exons ATGCCTTTCTTGGATGTGCAGAAAAGGTTCGGCATTAACCTCGATCGGTGGTGGACAATCCAAGGTGCTGAACAGCCCTACAAGTTTCCTGCTCGCTGCCATGCTTTTGAAAAAGAATGGATAGAATGTGCACATGGAATCGGTATTACCCGGGCAGACAAAGAGTGCAAGATAGAACGTGATGATTTCATAGAGTGTTTACTTCGGCTAAAAACG ATGAAACGTGTGGATACCATCTGGAGGCAACGGGAAAAACTGATGAAGGAAGGGAAGTACACCCCTCCACCTCACCACCTGGGCAAGGGGGAGCCTCGGCCCTGA